The Halanaerobiales bacterium nucleotide sequence TTGTAAAAATAAAACTTATTATAAGAGCTATCGTTGGAGTACCTAACCACCCAAATAATATATTTTTTAAAGTATTTTTATTTATTAAATTTATCCCTTTTATTAAACCAATACCAATAACTGCACCTACAATCGCCTGAGATGTAGAGACAGGTATACCTATTCGAGCATAAATATAAACTGTAGTAGATTCAGCTAATACAGCAATTAGGGCATTTAAAGAAGATAACTCAGTTATTTTTTTTCCAACTGTCATCATAACACTTCTGCTATAAGTTAAAACTCCACTAGCTATTGCTATTCCACCAATTAATGCGCCCTGTAATGGAGAAACAAGACCAGTTTTAACATAAACCCCTGTAACATTGGCAACATTATTTGCACCTAAAGCATATGAACCATAAATACCTGCAATAACTAACCCAATTTTAACTATTCTATCCAATTTAATTATATTATTAATATAATTTTCGATATATTTGCTATATATTTTCATAAAAATTATTGCTATAATTAAAGCACCGATTGGAGTAAATATCCATGCTGAAAAAATCTTTAAAAGTGGTCTGAAATTAACAGTATTTCTAACTATTCCACTACCAATAATCGCTCCTACAACAGCCTGTGAGGTAGACACAGGAAGTTTTAAGTAAGTCATTAAACTTACAGTAATTGCTGCTGCTAAAGAAGTTATAAAGGCAGAATTAACAGTTTGAGAGGAAAGTGAACCTAAAGTGTGCATTCCTCCACTACCTTCTAAAACTGCTCCAACAATAACAAATATAGAGGTTAAAATGGCAGCTGTCCAAAATCTTATAGTTCTTGTTGCCACAGCAGTACCAAAAATATTAGCAGCATCATTAGAACCTAAAGCCCATCCCAGAAAAAAACCAGATATTAGTTTAAACATTTATATTTTCCTCATTGCAATGATTAACTCTATTTCGTCTCCTGCATCTTCTATAACATCAGAAATATTTGCAATCATAGTTACAAAATCTCTATACAAACTTTTTAGTCCATAACTTAATTCGTCTCTTTTAGAAATCCGAGAAATTAATATCCGTTCTATATCATCAATTTGTGATTCAATTTCCTCTATTTTGGCCACATATTCATAAGCATCATCTATATTTTCAAATAACAAACTTACAGCTTTTTTTAATAACTTATATTGTTCAATAGTCATATTTAGAATATCATTAAGATAATTTTTGCCAATTTCACTAATATCCATATCCTGTAGAATGACATAGTCAAGAGCTGCCTCAGCATAATCAGCTACTTTATCAAGATATTCTAATAAGTTCATAAAATCTCTTCTAGTGTTCGGTAATAAAAATTTTTCTTTAATAAGTAATTTAATGATATTTCTTCTTATTTTATCAGCTTCAGTTTCTAGATTATGAACTTCTTTAGAGAGATTTTTTACTTTATCACTACCACCTTCATCAATATATAATTCGATAGTTTTAACAAATTTATCCAAACATGACTGTACTGTTTGTTCATGTTCTTCAAATAAATCAACTATCTTATCAGTATCTCCCCAAAAACCAACCATAAATTTCTCTCCTTTTAAAACTTATTTAAAAACAAAATTATTTTATTTTAAACTCTCATAAATACAGTCTTCAATATATTTAATGGAATTATTTGCAGCTTTTTTCTTTAATTCCTCACTTCTACTTCCTGGTTGAAGCCATATATAATTTATGTTCTTTTCAATTACTTCATCTATTAATTTTATTCCTAGATTAGGATTAACTACAAAATTAACTACATCAATATCATCATTAATTTCATCAAGAGAATCATAAGCTTTTAAACCATCAATTTTTTCATATTTGGGTGTTATAGGATAAACATTATAATTATTTTTATTTAAAATATTTACAACTTTATATCCAAAACGATCTTTGTCTTTTGTAGCCCCAAGAACTGCCCAATTTTTCATATTCATAATTTTAGATTTTAAATTATTCATAAAAACCCCCTATAAATTAAATTTTCTAATTTATAATATATTTAATAATTTAAAACCTATTCTTCAGTTATAAGTTTCATTGCCTGTCCACAACAAACAAGTTCTCCTCCACCAACTTCTTTTACTTCTACAACATTACCACAAACTTCACAGCGAAAAACTTCACCTTTCTTTTTTACAGCCATTTTTTCACCTCCAGTAAAATTATAGTTTATAACTATTATAATAATCTTCAAGATAGTTGTCAATTTGAATTGAAAATGATAAAAAACTAAATTTTTGAAAAAGCCTGTTTTAAATCATCAATTAAATCTTTAGCTGTTTCTAAACCTACTGAAATTCTAAGTAATTTTTTTGATAAACCTAATTTTTTTAACTCTTCTTCTGAATAATCTCTATGAGTCATAGCAAAAGGATATTCAATCAAAGATTCAGTATCTCCAAGACTTACTGCCAATTGAAATAAATTTAATGAATTAACTAATTTTTTTGACTTTTGGATATCACCTTTCAATTCAAAAGAAATCATAGCCCCATAACCAGACATTTGTTTTTTAATAATTTCA carries:
- a CDS encoding inorganic phosphate transporter translates to MFKLISGFFLGWALGSNDAANIFGTAVATRTIRFWTAAILTSIFVIVGAVLEGSGGMHTLGSLSSQTVNSAFITSLAAAITVSLMTYLKLPVSTSQAVVGAIIGSGIVRNTVNFRPLLKIFSAWIFTPIGALIIAIIFMKIYSKYIENYINNIIKLDRIVKIGLVIAGIYGSYALGANNVANVTGVYVKTGLVSPLQGALIGGIAIASGVLTYSRSVMMTVGKKITELSSLNALIAVLAESTTVYIYARIGIPVSTSQAIVGAVIGIGLIKGINLINKNTLKNILFGWLGTPTIALIISFIFTKFIN
- a CDS encoding TIGR00153 family protein; the protein is MVGFWGDTDKIVDLFEEHEQTVQSCLDKFVKTIELYIDEGGSDKVKNLSKEVHNLETEADKIRRNIIKLLIKEKFLLPNTRRDFMNLLEYLDKVADYAEAALDYVILQDMDISEIGKNYLNDILNMTIEQYKLLKKAVSLLFENIDDAYEYVAKIEEIESQIDDIERILISRISKRDELSYGLKSLYRDFVTMIANISDVIEDAGDEIELIIAMRKI
- a CDS encoding CoA-binding protein, encoding MNNLKSKIMNMKNWAVLGATKDKDRFGYKVVNILNKNNYNVYPITPKYEKIDGLKAYDSLDEINDDIDVVNFVVNPNLGIKLIDEVIEKNINYIWLQPGSRSEELKKKAANNSIKYIEDCIYESLK
- a CDS encoding desulfoferrodoxin FeS4 iron-binding domain-containing protein, encoding MAVKKKGEVFRCEVCGNVVEVKEVGGGELVCCGQAMKLITEE